From one Phocaeicola salanitronis DSM 18170 genomic stretch:
- a CDS encoding GNAT family N-acetyltransferase has product MDEISLYDDCVMLACNKEVRDNCLPFSCGVDDLDDFFINDADLYAEELLGKTYCWVTTEAPHRIVALFTLSNDSIKTKLMPSNDKNRFQRNIVNPKRGRSYPAVLIGRLGVNRDFQNSPSHVGRQLMSFIKDWFRHEDNKTGCRFIVVDAYNEDKVLRYYEKNGFVPLYKTEEIEKQYYDIPQDEHLKTRLLYFDLKKK; this is encoded by the coding sequence ATGGACGAGATTTCCTTGTATGATGATTGCGTCATGCTTGCCTGCAATAAAGAGGTGCGTGATAATTGTCTCCCTTTCAGTTGTGGCGTGGACGACCTTGATGATTTTTTCATCAATGATGCCGATTTGTATGCGGAAGAATTGTTGGGGAAGACTTATTGTTGGGTGACGACGGAAGCCCCGCACCGTATTGTGGCGTTGTTCACATTGTCGAATGACAGTATCAAGACCAAGCTGATGCCCTCCAATGACAAAAACCGCTTCCAACGCAACATCGTCAATCCCAAGAGAGGACGCAGCTACCCGGCCGTGTTGATTGGCAGATTGGGGGTTAATCGTGATTTTCAAAACTCACCGAGCCATGTCGGTCGACAGTTGATGTCTTTTATCAAGGACTGGTTCCGACATGAGGACAACAAGACCGGATGCCGCTTTATCGTGGTGGATGCCTACAATGAGGACAAGGTGCTTCGCTATTATGAAAAAAATGGCTTTGTCCCCCTGTACAAGACAGAGGAAATAGAAAAGCAATACTATGATATTCCGCAGGACGAGCATCTGAAAACCCGCTTGCTGTATTTTGATTTGAAAAAGAAATAG
- a CDS encoding glycoside hydrolase family protein: MRHARTTTAVVLLLCAAAALYGQGKHGGGTPSAALSLYRLPPLERAILCTKYHEGWHGEKKHWPYVGWGHHVLPGERLTNNITRAQGDSILQADLMKLCRLFRRFGRDSTLLSCLAYQVGPYRLLGSKSIPKSRLIQKLEAGDRDIYEEYISFRCYKGRVIPSIEKRRKVEYMLLFEK; the protein is encoded by the coding sequence ATGAGACATGCAAGAACGACAACGGCCGTCGTGCTGCTCCTGTGCGCAGCGGCGGCCCTGTACGGGCAGGGAAAGCACGGAGGAGGAACACCATCCGCCGCTCTGTCCCTGTACCGGCTTCCTCCGCTGGAGAGGGCCATCCTATGCACGAAATACCATGAAGGCTGGCATGGCGAGAAGAAGCACTGGCCCTATGTGGGCTGGGGACACCATGTGCTCCCCGGCGAGCGGCTTACCAACAACATCACCCGGGCGCAGGGCGATTCCATCCTGCAGGCCGACCTGATGAAGCTGTGCCGCCTGTTCCGCCGGTTCGGGCGTGATTCGACGCTGCTTTCGTGTCTTGCCTACCAGGTGGGCCCGTACAGGCTTTTAGGCAGCAAGTCCATACCCAAAAGCAGGCTCATACAAAAGCTGGAGGCCGGCGACCGGGACATCTATGAGGAATACATTTCTTTCCGGTGCTACAAAGGCAGGGTAATTCCGAGCATAGAGAAAAGAAGGAAGGTGGAATATATGCTGCTTTTTGAGAAATAG
- a CDS encoding type IV secretory system conjugative DNA transfer family protein — protein sequence MEESKELQGFYRIFRAAVYVSVLLEFFEYAFDPSVFGDWGGILADLHGRIKRWAIYSDGHLVYSKLATVLLICITCIGTRNKKHLEFNAKRQVVLPLTAGLALLVLSVWLFGHPMGMQLYTLPVHIILYMAASLAGVILVHVALDNISKYIKDGLMKDRFNFENESFEQCEEKVENNYSVNIPMRYYYKGKFRKGWVNISNPFRGTWVVGTPGSGKTFSIIEPFIRQHSAKGFVMVVYDYKFPTLATKLYYHYRKNQKLGKLPQGCKFNIINFVDVEYSRRVNPIQSKYINNLAAASETAETLLESLQKGKKEGGGGSDQFFQTSAVNFLAACIYFFVNYEKEPYDKDGNKLYAEKRQDPETKFWKPTGVVRDRKDGNIVEPAYWLGKYSDMPHILSFLNESYQTIFEVLETDNEVAPLLGPFQTAFKNKAMEQLEGMIGTLRVYTSRLATKESYWIFHKDGDDFDLKVSDPKNPSYLLIANDPEMESIIGALNALILNRLVTRVNTGQGKNIPVSIIVDELPTLYFHKIDRLIGTARSNKVSVALGFQELPQLEADYGKVGMEKIITTVGNVVSGSARSKETLEWLSNDIFGKVVQIKKGVTIDRDKTSINLNENMDSLVPASKISDMATGWICGQTARDFTKTKTGAGGSMNIQEAEEFKTTKFFCKTDFDMREIKKEEAGYVPLPKFYTFPSREERERILYKNFVQVGQDVKEMIKDVLNKRGAK from the coding sequence ATGGAAGAAAGCAAGGAGTTACAGGGATTTTACCGGATATTCCGCGCGGCGGTCTATGTGTCCGTGCTGCTGGAGTTTTTCGAGTATGCCTTCGACCCCTCCGTATTCGGGGACTGGGGCGGCATCCTCGCCGACCTGCACGGACGTATCAAGCGGTGGGCGATATACAGCGACGGGCACCTCGTGTACAGCAAGCTGGCGACCGTCCTGCTGATCTGCATCACCTGTATCGGCACGCGGAACAAGAAACATCTGGAGTTCAACGCCAAGCGTCAGGTCGTCCTGCCCCTGACGGCGGGCCTTGCGCTGCTCGTCCTCTCCGTATGGCTGTTCGGCCACCCGATGGGGATGCAGCTGTACACGCTGCCCGTACACATCATCCTCTATATGGCAGCCTCCCTTGCAGGCGTGATACTGGTTCATGTGGCACTTGACAATATCTCGAAATACATCAAGGACGGGCTGATGAAAGACCGCTTTAACTTCGAGAACGAGAGCTTCGAACAATGTGAGGAAAAAGTGGAGAACAACTACAGCGTGAACATTCCGATGCGCTATTACTACAAGGGCAAGTTCCGTAAGGGTTGGGTGAACATCAGCAACCCTTTCAGAGGTACATGGGTGGTCGGCACGCCGGGAAGCGGAAAGACCTTCTCCATCATCGAGCCGTTCATCAGGCAACATTCCGCCAAGGGCTTCGTGATGGTCGTGTATGACTATAAGTTCCCCACTTTGGCGACCAAGCTGTACTATCATTACAGGAAGAACCAGAAGCTGGGCAAGCTGCCACAAGGCTGCAAGTTCAACATCATCAACTTCGTGGATGTGGAATACAGCCGGAGGGTGAACCCCATCCAGTCGAAGTACATCAACAACCTTGCAGCGGCGAGCGAGACGGCGGAAACCCTGCTGGAATCCCTGCAGAAAGGCAAGAAAGAGGGAGGCGGCGGCAGCGACCAGTTCTTCCAGACTTCGGCGGTGAACTTCCTCGCCGCGTGTATCTACTTCTTCGTGAACTACGAGAAAGAGCCTTACGACAAGGACGGAAACAAGCTGTATGCGGAGAAGCGGCAGGACCCGGAGACGAAGTTCTGGAAGCCGACGGGCGTAGTGCGCGACCGCAAGGACGGGAACATTGTGGAACCCGCCTACTGGTTGGGCAAGTACAGCGACATGCCGCACATCCTGTCGTTCCTGAATGAGAGCTACCAGACCATCTTCGAAGTATTGGAGACCGACAACGAGGTGGCACCGCTGCTCGGTCCGTTCCAGACCGCCTTCAAGAACAAAGCGATGGAACAGTTGGAAGGTATGATTGGAACGTTGCGTGTCTATACCTCGCGCCTGGCGACCAAGGAATCGTACTGGATATTCCACAAGGACGGTGACGACTTCGACCTGAAAGTGAGCGACCCGAAGAATCCGAGCTACCTGCTCATCGCCAACGACCCGGAAATGGAGAGCATCATCGGCGCCCTGAACGCCCTTATCCTGAACCGCCTTGTAACCCGTGTGAACACCGGACAAGGCAAGAACATCCCCGTGAGCATCATCGTGGACGAGCTTCCGACCCTGTACTTCCACAAGATAGACCGCCTGATAGGAACGGCCCGAAGCAACAAGGTGAGCGTGGCATTGGGCTTTCAGGAACTGCCGCAGCTGGAAGCCGACTACGGCAAGGTGGGCATGGAGAAAATCATCACCACCGTAGGCAACGTGGTGAGCGGTTCTGCCCGAAGCAAGGAGACCCTGGAATGGCTGAGCAACGACATCTTCGGCAAGGTGGTACAGATAAAGAAGGGCGTAACCATAGACCGCGACAAGACCTCCATCAATCTCAACGAGAACATGGACAGCCTGGTTCCCGCCTCGAAAATCTCCGACATGGCAACCGGCTGGATCTGCGGCCAGACGGCGAGGGACTTCACCAAGACCAAGACCGGTGCAGGCGGCTCGATGAACATACAGGAAGCGGAGGAGTTCAAGACCACGAAATTCTTCTGCAAGACCGACTTCGACATGAGGGAGATAAAGAAAGAGGAAGCCGGGTATGTGCCCCTGCCGAAGTTCTACACCTTCCCGTCGAGGGAGGAACGGGAGCGCATCCTGTACAAGAACTTCGTGCAGGTAGGCCAGGACGTAAAGGAGATGATAAAGGACGTGTTGAACAAACGGGGGGCGAAATGA
- a CDS encoding DNA-directed RNA polymerase subunit alpha C-terminal domain-containing protein — METLDITMLIGLVLMVSALVILYRCARGKSRRQRMNELADTLLSIHDSFELQVRRLETLSGEIASDNEKCSALQYRAGQLQDTVDSLEYRRDELDRENLSLARTHDELMRSNADLTEKAARLRDAIVQDGQAVVELEQRIDTLRRIKEGLEIAVENKPAEEVPYLSQPLFSLGIQPSAQNHLTAYGLRYVGDLVRRDEQYLMEIWGIGPATVERIKTKLNENGACLDMDVIRVGNRWYRRKTD; from the coding sequence ATGGAAACATTGGATATTACTATGCTTATCGGACTGGTGCTGATGGTATCGGCACTGGTCATCCTTTACCGATGCGCACGGGGAAAATCCCGCCGCCAGCGGATGAACGAACTTGCGGATACACTTCTTTCTATCCATGATAGCTTTGAACTTCAGGTCAGGAGATTGGAAACCCTGTCGGGTGAAATAGCCTCCGACAATGAAAAATGTTCCGCCCTGCAATACCGTGCAGGGCAACTGCAGGATACCGTCGATTCGCTGGAATACAGACGGGACGAGCTTGACCGGGAGAACCTGTCCCTGGCGAGAACCCACGACGAACTGATGCGGAGCAATGCCGACCTGACGGAGAAGGCAGCCCGCCTGCGGGATGCCATAGTGCAGGACGGACAGGCCGTCGTCGAGCTGGAGCAGCGCATCGACACCCTGAGAAGAATCAAGGAAGGCTTGGAGATTGCCGTGGAGAACAAACCGGCGGAAGAGGTGCCTTACCTCTCGCAGCCGCTATTCAGCCTGGGCATCCAGCCATCGGCGCAGAACCACCTCACCGCATACGGGTTAAGATATGTAGGCGACCTGGTGCGTCGTGACGAGCAGTACCTCATGGAAATATGGGGAATCGGTCCGGCAACCGTCGAGCGGATAAAGACCAAACTGAACGAAAACGGCGCATGTCTTGACATGGACGTTATCCGGGTGGGTAACCGCTGGTATCGCAGAAAAACGGACTAA
- a CDS encoding DUF1566 domain-containing protein yields the protein MTINKIHIIIAVAAVLTLAACDAHIETPDMTVRPGHVLCDDGTVLSYELYQTSGKRAVAIVFDTGKHGDTEENGRAVYLWDIAPKAFADTLGVEQGTSADTEAFDGNTNTFALYDTRETASPMAEAVFDLWCYGQSAYIPSVAEMRLLYAAREVVNPVLEKCGGDILPTDSTGDCWYWTSTEVEGQQTAKAWLYSIGSGAMQETPKTQAHRIRPIITLNN from the coding sequence ATGACAATAAACAAGATACATATCATCATTGCGGTGGCGGCAGTCTTAACTCTGGCCGCCTGCGACGCACACATCGAGACTCCGGACATGACGGTACGGCCCGGACATGTCCTCTGCGACGACGGCACGGTCCTTTCCTACGAGTTGTACCAAACTTCCGGCAAGCGGGCCGTGGCCATCGTATTCGACACCGGCAAGCACGGCGACACAGAAGAGAACGGTCGTGCCGTCTATCTGTGGGACATCGCTCCCAAAGCCTTTGCGGACACTCTGGGCGTGGAGCAAGGAACATCCGCCGACACGGAAGCGTTCGACGGGAACACGAACACCTTTGCCCTATATGACACCCGGGAGACCGCCTCGCCGATGGCGGAAGCGGTATTCGACCTGTGGTGCTACGGACAGAGCGCATACATCCCCTCGGTGGCGGAGATGCGCCTGCTGTATGCGGCACGGGAGGTCGTCAATCCCGTACTGGAAAAATGCGGCGGAGACATCTTGCCCACAGACAGCACAGGCGACTGCTGGTACTGGACCTCGACGGAAGTAGAGGGGCAACAGACCGCCAAAGCGTGGCTCTACTCGATAGGCAGCGGAGCCATGCAGGAGACCCCGAAGACACAGGCACACCGGATAAGACCCATCATTACCTTGAACAACTAA
- the traN gene encoding conjugative transposon protein TraN, which translates to MTGLFLLAAGLCAAYEAKAQKTYEEMELLTVNEQVTTVITASEPVRLVDISTDKVAGDQPLDNIIRLKPKEAGHEDGEVLAIVTIVTERYRTQYALLYTTRLKEAVTDKEILPAEREAYHNPTVSMSTVEMTGLARRIWNSPAKIRNVASKAHRLTMRLNNIYAAGDYFFIDFSIENKTHIRFDIDEIRVKLADKKVSKATNSQVIELTPAMVLELGKSFKRGYRNVIVVKKMTFPNDKVLTIEMTEKQISGRNISLHIDYEDVLAADSFDQSLLEEE; encoded by the coding sequence ATGACGGGCCTGTTTCTCCTTGCGGCCGGACTGTGCGCCGCATACGAGGCAAAAGCCCAGAAAACCTACGAGGAAATGGAGCTGCTCACCGTGAACGAGCAGGTGACGACCGTCATCACGGCATCGGAACCGGTACGACTGGTGGACATCTCCACCGACAAGGTGGCGGGTGACCAGCCATTGGACAACATTATCCGCCTGAAGCCCAAGGAGGCCGGACACGAGGACGGCGAAGTGCTCGCCATCGTCACCATCGTGACGGAACGCTACCGCACGCAGTACGCGCTACTCTATACTACCCGGCTGAAGGAAGCCGTGACCGACAAGGAGATACTGCCTGCGGAACGGGAAGCCTACCACAATCCCACCGTCTCCATGTCCACAGTGGAGATGACCGGACTGGCCAGACGCATCTGGAACTCCCCGGCCAAGATACGGAACGTGGCGAGCAAGGCACACCGCCTGACCATGCGGCTGAACAACATCTATGCGGCCGGCGACTACTTCTTCATCGACTTCTCGATAGAGAACAAGACCCATATCCGGTTTGACATCGATGAAATCCGTGTGAAGCTCGCTGACAAGAAGGTGTCGAAAGCAACCAATTCGCAGGTCATTGAGCTGACTCCGGCAATGGTGCTGGAACTGGGAAAATCATTCAAGCGGGGCTACCGCAATGTGATAGTCGTCAAGAAGATGACCTTCCCCAACGACAAGGTGCTGACCATCGAGATGACGGAGAAACAGATCAGCGGGCGCAACATCAGCCTGCACATCGACTACGAGGACGTGCTTGCCGCCGATTCGTTTGACCAATCGCTATTGGAGGAGGAATGA
- a CDS encoding DNA-methyltransferase, producing MEQDKIYHMDCLEGMKQIADRSVDAVIADLPYGVLNRQNGAARWDQKIPLAPLWEQYLRITKPDSPIILFAQGMFTAELVLSQPKLWRYNLVWHKDRVSGHLNANRMPMRQHEDIVVFYRKLPVYHPQMIPCPPEKRNHDRRKTEGFTNRCYGDMKLAPVRIADDKYPTSVVSVPKEHCTGAFYHPTQKPVALIEYLIRTYTDEGDLVLDNCIGSGTTAIAALRTGRHYIGFEIDKSYCEIAEQRIREEGEQRERMNNGNKQ from the coding sequence ATGGAGCAAGACAAGATATACCACATGGACTGCCTGGAAGGGATGAAGCAGATAGCCGACCGAAGCGTCGATGCCGTGATTGCGGATCTGCCTTACGGCGTGCTGAACCGGCAGAACGGGGCTGCCCGGTGGGACCAAAAAATCCCGCTTGCACCCTTATGGGAGCAGTACCTGAGAATCACCAAGCCGGACAGCCCCATCATCCTGTTCGCACAAGGCATGTTCACGGCGGAACTGGTATTGTCACAGCCCAAGCTGTGGAGATACAACCTCGTCTGGCACAAGGACAGGGTGAGCGGCCACCTGAACGCCAACCGGATGCCCATGCGCCAGCATGAGGACATCGTGGTGTTCTACCGGAAACTGCCGGTGTACCACCCACAGATGATCCCGTGCCCGCCCGAAAAACGGAACCATGACCGCCGCAAGACGGAAGGTTTCACCAACCGCTGCTACGGTGACATGAAGCTCGCCCCAGTGCGCATAGCCGATGACAAATACCCGACATCGGTAGTATCCGTACCCAAGGAACACTGCACGGGAGCCTTCTACCACCCCACACAGAAGCCAGTAGCCCTGATAGAATACCTGATACGGACCTACACAGACGAGGGCGACCTCGTGTTGGACAACTGCATCGGCTCCGGGACGACCGCCATCGCCGCCCTGCGGACAGGCCGGCACTACATCGGCTTCGAAATCGACAAGAGTTATTGCGAAATTGCCGAGCAGCGAATACGGGAGGAAGGCGAACAGAGGGAAAGAATGAACAACGGGAATAAACAATAA
- the traM gene encoding conjugative transposon protein TraM, producing the protein MSILEKINFRQPKYMLPAILYLPLLGASYFIFDLFRTEKAEVQDTTLQTTEFLNPELPEATLKNGDGIGSKYENMTKSWGRIQDYTAVDNIERDEPDENKEEYESKYTDDDIALLGELEQEKSMAAEAADAKKREEEALAELEKALAEARLRGQQEVTPPAKEDTAQTEVPPVEPQAEGRIDEDSRAVKTPGENDKASEVVKKAKASSDYFHTLDRSSEEPKLIQAIIDEDIKAVDGSRVRLRLLDDVEIDGSTLRKGTYLYATVSGFSSGRVKGSISSILVGDKLVKVSLSLYDTDGLEGLYVPESQFRETSKDVASSAMSGNLSMNTGGYGNSLAQWGMQAVQNAYQKTSNAISKAIKKNKVKLKYGTFVYLVNGNQKQ; encoded by the coding sequence ATGAGCATATTGGAGAAAATCAATTTCAGGCAACCGAAGTACATGCTTCCGGCCATCCTCTACCTGCCGCTGCTCGGCGCGTCGTACTTCATCTTCGACCTGTTCCGCACCGAAAAAGCCGAAGTGCAGGACACCACGCTGCAGACCACCGAGTTCCTGAACCCGGAACTTCCGGAAGCCACCCTTAAGAACGGGGACGGCATAGGCAGCAAGTACGAGAACATGACAAAATCATGGGGCCGGATACAGGACTATACCGCCGTGGACAACATTGAAAGGGACGAACCCGATGAAAACAAGGAAGAATATGAATCGAAATACACCGATGACGACATCGCCCTGCTCGGAGAACTCGAACAGGAAAAGAGTATGGCGGCGGAAGCTGCCGACGCCAAGAAACGCGAAGAAGAAGCCCTCGCGGAACTGGAGAAAGCCCTTGCCGAAGCCAGGCTGCGCGGACAGCAGGAAGTGACCCCGCCGGCAAAAGAGGACACGGCCCAAACAGAGGTACCACCAGTGGAACCGCAGGCAGAGGGCCGCATCGACGAGGACAGCCGTGCCGTGAAAACTCCCGGTGAGAATGACAAGGCCAGCGAGGTGGTGAAGAAAGCCAAGGCATCCTCGGACTACTTCCACACGCTCGACCGCAGCAGCGAGGAGCCGAAGCTCATCCAGGCCATCATCGACGAGGACATCAAGGCTGTGGACGGCTCGCGTGTGCGGCTGCGCCTGCTGGACGATGTGGAGATAGACGGAAGCACCCTCCGAAAGGGCACCTACCTGTATGCCACGGTCAGCGGCTTTTCCTCCGGAAGGGTGAAAGGCAGCATCAGCAGCATCCTCGTGGGTGACAAGCTGGTCAAGGTCAGCCTCTCGCTGTACGACACCGACGGGCTGGAAGGGCTGTATGTGCCGGAAAGCCAGTTCCGCGAGACGAGCAAGGACGTGGCCAGCAGCGCCATGTCGGGCAACCTGAGCATGAACACCGGCGGCTATGGCAACAGCCTCGCCCAATGGGGAATGCAGGCCGTGCAGAACGCCTACCAGAAAACGAGCAACGCCATCAGCAAGGCCATCAAGAAGAACAAGGTCAAACTGAAGTACGGCACCTTCGTGTATTTAGTAAACGGAAACCAGAAACAATAG
- the traK gene encoding conjugative transposon protein TraK: MVIKNLENKIRLTGIVCTAFLVGCVIISVSSIWTARTMVADAHKKVYVLDGNVPILVSQTTMDETLDVEAKSHVEMFHHYFFTLAPDDKYIRYTMEKAMYLVDETGLAQYNTLKEKGFYSNILGTSAVFSIFCDSIRFDAAKMEFTYYGRQRIERRSNILMRELVTAGQLKRVPRTENNPHGLLIVNWRTLLNKDIEQKTKNNY; encoded by the coding sequence ATGGTCATAAAGAATCTGGAGAACAAAATCAGGCTGACAGGCATCGTCTGCACGGCTTTCCTTGTAGGATGCGTCATCATCAGCGTGTCGAGCATCTGGACGGCCCGGACAATGGTCGCGGACGCGCACAAGAAAGTCTATGTGCTGGACGGCAACGTGCCGATATTAGTCAGCCAGACCACGATGGACGAAACGCTCGATGTCGAGGCCAAGAGCCATGTCGAAATGTTCCACCATTACTTTTTCACCCTTGCGCCGGATGACAAGTACATCCGTTACACGATGGAGAAGGCCATGTACCTGGTGGACGAGACCGGACTGGCACAATATAATACGCTCAAAGAGAAAGGTTTCTACAGCAACATTCTCGGAACGAGCGCGGTGTTCTCCATCTTCTGCGACAGCATCCGATTCGATGCAGCCAAAATGGAGTTCACCTACTACGGACGGCAGCGCATCGAACGCCGGAGCAACATCCTGATGCGCGAACTGGTCACAGCCGGACAGCTCAAACGGGTGCCGCGCACGGAGAACAACCCGCACGGGCTGCTCATCGTGAACTGGCGCACGCTGCTGAACAAGGACATCGAGCAGAAGACAAAGAACAACTATTAA
- a CDS encoding membrane protein — translation MADGNILSNFGIDLLEEEIDDVIFQTNEFLTDATFTGAQGPLWWILQMCMALAALFAIIMTAGMAYKMMVKHEPLDIMKLFRPLAVSLVLCWWYPPADTGMAGSGSNWCFLDFLSYIPNCIGSYTHDLYQAEAAQISDKFEEAQELIFVRDTMYTSLQAQADVAHTGTSDPNLIEATMEQTGVDEVTSMEKDAAKLWFTSLTSGIVVGIDKIIMLIALVVFRIGWWATIYCQQILLGMLTIFGPIQWAFSLLPKWEGAWAKWLTRYLTVHFYGAMLYFVGFYVLLLFDIVLCIQVENLTAITASEQTMAAYLQNSFFSAGYLMAASIVALKCLNLVPDLAAWMIPEGDTAFSTRNFGEGVAQQAKMTATGAIGTMTR, via the coding sequence ATGGCAGACGGAAATATCCTATCGAATTTCGGCATAGACCTTCTGGAAGAGGAAATAGATGATGTCATCTTTCAGACCAACGAGTTTCTGACCGACGCCACGTTTACCGGTGCACAAGGCCCGCTCTGGTGGATCCTGCAGATGTGCATGGCACTCGCCGCCCTGTTCGCCATCATCATGACGGCGGGCATGGCCTACAAGATGATGGTCAAGCACGAGCCTCTGGACATAATGAAACTGTTCAGACCGCTGGCTGTGTCGCTTGTGCTGTGCTGGTGGTATCCTCCGGCAGATACGGGCATGGCAGGCAGCGGCAGCAACTGGTGCTTCCTGGACTTCCTGTCCTACATCCCGAACTGCATCGGCTCGTACACCCACGACCTCTATCAGGCGGAAGCCGCGCAAATCAGCGATAAGTTCGAGGAAGCGCAGGAACTCATCTTTGTCAGGGACACGATGTACACCAGCCTACAGGCGCAGGCGGACGTGGCCCATACCGGAACATCCGACCCGAACCTGATAGAGGCCACGATGGAACAGACCGGCGTGGACGAAGTGACCAGCATGGAGAAAGACGCGGCCAAGCTGTGGTTCACCTCGCTGACCTCCGGCATCGTCGTGGGCATCGACAAAATCATCATGCTCATCGCCCTTGTGGTGTTCCGTATCGGGTGGTGGGCAACGATATACTGCCAGCAGATCCTGCTGGGGATGCTGACGATATTCGGGCCAATACAGTGGGCTTTCTCGCTGCTGCCCAAATGGGAAGGCGCGTGGGCGAAGTGGCTCACGAGGTATCTGACGGTACACTTCTACGGGGCGATGCTCTACTTCGTGGGCTTCTACGTATTGCTCCTGTTCGACATCGTGCTGTGCATCCAGGTGGAGAACCTGACGGCGATAACGGCGAGCGAGCAGACGATGGCCGCCTACCTGCAGAACTCGTTCTTCTCCGCCGGCTACCTGATGGCGGCGAGCATCGTGGCATTGAAATGCCTGAACCTTGTGCCGGATTTGGCCGCATGGATGATACCGGAGGGAGACACCGCCTTCTCGACCCGTAACTTCGGTGAGGGCGTGGCACAGCAGGCGAAGATGACAGCCACGGGCGCCATCGGAACCATGACGCGATAA
- a CDS encoding DUF5045 domain-containing protein, which yields MKRTMTLLAAAVLTAHAAHAQYVTYNHDSPKQNQITVMETGTGAFTPEIYYTLLHNKYKKTAAAKNKLSFRTLAGVNLYNQTDEAEAIDSALVKRAAVEALNVADRQVDLAWLAEGDKVNGQMERFRRNIDRILLCGGTPDERERWEEYYQVYQCAINATKDAYMPNAQRKKEYLRISEDVARQNGTLILYLARKQNATVTEGLLNAEEAQPIDKGSILRDAVERWNESRFAVRGSQTGGGSGGSDGEETVNRN from the coding sequence ATGAAACGAACAATGACACTTCTTGCGGCGGCAGTCCTGACGGCACATGCCGCCCATGCGCAGTATGTGACCTACAACCACGACTCGCCCAAGCAGAACCAGATTACCGTGATGGAAACCGGCACCGGGGCATTCACCCCGGAAATCTACTACACGCTGTTGCATAACAAGTACAAGAAGACGGCGGCGGCGAAGAACAAGCTGTCGTTCCGGACGCTGGCCGGAGTGAACCTCTACAACCAGACGGACGAGGCGGAAGCCATCGACTCGGCACTGGTCAAACGGGCCGCTGTCGAGGCATTGAACGTGGCCGACAGGCAGGTGGACCTGGCCTGGCTCGCCGAGGGCGACAAGGTGAACGGACAGATGGAACGCTTCCGGCGCAACATCGACCGCATTCTCCTGTGTGGCGGCACGCCGGACGAACGGGAACGCTGGGAAGAATATTATCAGGTGTACCAGTGCGCCATCAACGCCACCAAGGATGCCTACATGCCCAACGCCCAGCGGAAGAAAGAGTACCTGCGCATCAGCGAGGATGTGGCCCGGCAGAACGGGACGCTCATCCTCTACCTCGCCCGGAAACAGAACGCCACCGTGACGGAGGGACTGCTGAACGCAGAAGAAGCACAGCCTATCGACAAAGGAAGCATCCTGCGCGATGCCGTGGAGCGGTGGAACGAATCCCGGTTTGCCGTGCGTGGCTCGCAGACGGGTGGCGGCAGCGGAGGAAGCGACGGAGAAGAAACCGTGAACAGGAACTAA